In Pedobacter sp. W3I1, one DNA window encodes the following:
- a CDS encoding nicotinamide mononucleotide adenylyltransferase: MEREILDTKRKALKINLDPRIYGTFAEIGAGQEVSRNFFNAGAASGTVAKTMSAYDMTFSDAIYGAEANGRYVSQNRLLQMLDHEFGLLNERLSGEKYESRTFFAFADTVTTLNYKRTNEPHGWVGIRFQNEPGGLPNEIFFHVRLLDTDVNMQQRVLGIIGVNLLYAAFYHYQDPKLMVESLADNLTIGSVEIDLISVKGPAFPGVDNILLNLYMIMKDFSAAAIFDSDAHPRQAKDLLYKKDIMILRTKYGQKSLPNFNLFNKATDQFKRTNKVEEGNLAVMIEVLLTNVLTDAQETPDDIDLETVAKRAQEMCDTGNIVIVSNFTRHNRLAKYLARCKPKSVGLATNINNLKFVFNSKNFTGENYSGQLLSYVNDMFNTNVRLFAYPFLDKKTNQVITTENMPVTPEAKPLFDFLLINGYITDIKDYSEDEVKTV, encoded by the coding sequence ATGGAGAGAGAAATTCTGGATACGAAACGCAAAGCACTTAAAATAAACCTTGACCCAAGAATTTACGGCACTTTCGCCGAGATTGGAGCCGGGCAAGAAGTTTCGCGGAACTTTTTTAATGCTGGTGCAGCATCTGGAACCGTTGCTAAAACCATGTCGGCTTATGATATGACTTTTAGTGACGCCATTTATGGAGCAGAAGCCAATGGCCGTTATGTAAGTCAGAACCGCCTTTTGCAGATGCTCGATCACGAATTTGGCTTGCTCAATGAACGTTTATCGGGTGAAAAATACGAAAGTCGTACCTTTTTTGCCTTCGCAGACACTGTAACTACCCTAAATTACAAGCGTACCAACGAGCCTCATGGCTGGGTTGGAATCCGTTTTCAAAATGAGCCCGGTGGCCTGCCTAACGAAATATTTTTCCATGTGCGTTTGCTGGATACTGATGTAAACATGCAGCAACGCGTTTTGGGCATTATTGGTGTAAACTTACTTTATGCGGCTTTTTACCATTATCAGGATCCAAAACTGATGGTAGAATCGTTAGCTGATAATTTAACCATAGGTTCGGTAGAAATCGATCTGATTTCGGTTAAAGGACCGGCTTTCCCAGGGGTAGATAATATCTTGCTTAATCTGTATATGATTATGAAAGATTTCTCAGCAGCAGCAATTTTCGATTCGGATGCACACCCTCGTCAGGCTAAAGACCTTTTGTACAAAAAGGATATCATGATTTTAAGGACCAAATATGGTCAGAAATCATTGCCTAACTTTAATCTGTTTAATAAAGCCACCGATCAATTTAAGCGTACGAACAAAGTAGAAGAAGGAAATCTGGCGGTAATGATAGAGGTTTTGTTAACCAATGTTTTAACCGATGCACAAGAAACGCCAGATGATATCGATTTGGAAACAGTGGCTAAGCGTGCCCAGGAAATGTGCGATACCGGAAATATAGTTATCGTTTCTAATTTTACCCGTCACAACCGTTTGGCTAAATATTTGGCTAGGTGCAAGCCTAAAAGTGTTGGTTTAGCTACAAACATCAACAACTTAAAATTTGTATTCAACTCTAAAAACTTTACCGGCGAAAACTATTCAGGTCAGTTATTAAGCTATGTAAACGATATGTTTAATACCAATGTACGGTTGTTTGCTTATCCTTTCCTGGATAAAAAGACTAATCAGGTAATTACAACAGAAAATATGCCCGTTACACCAGAAGCCAAACCATTATTTGATTTTCTTTTAATTAACGGATATATTACTGATATTAAGGATTATAGTGAAGACGAGGTAAAAACGGTTTAA
- a CDS encoding FAD-binding oxidoreductase, translating into MNFTKINPEILAEIKAAIGADKIFTDVESLDKYSHDETEDLRYQPEIVVKPTSPEEVSALLKICNAHHVPVTPRGGGTGLSGAALPIYGGVSLSMEKFKAILDIDTENLQATVEPGVITEEFINAVAEKGLLYPVDPSSKGSCFIGGNVAHGSGGPRVVKYGTIREYILNLEVVLPNGDIIWTGANTLKYASGYNLTQLMIGSEGTLGVVTKIVTKLLPKPSQSVLMMGSFSTNEHACAAVSAIFRAGITPSALEFMERKGVEWVIKFDDIKFDLKDDVAALLMIEFDGDDLDDIFKNCEKTNIVLEEHSCTEVLFADTAAQKEELWRMRRTMAESVKSNSVYKEEDTVVPRAALPKLVNGIKEIGTKYGFESVCYGHAGDGNLHVNIIKAGMSDEDWKNKLKFGIAEIFELTTALGGTLSGEHGIGLVQKEFMPIKYSEIHLNLMRGIKNVFDPKGILNPGKIMPDTPNT; encoded by the coding sequence ATGAATTTTACAAAGATCAATCCCGAAATTTTAGCAGAAATTAAGGCTGCAATAGGAGCAGATAAAATTTTTACTGATGTAGAAAGTTTAGATAAATACAGTCACGATGAAACGGAAGACTTACGCTATCAGCCCGAAATTGTAGTGAAACCGACTTCTCCAGAAGAAGTGTCCGCTTTACTTAAAATCTGTAACGCACATCATGTTCCGGTAACGCCGCGTGGTGGTGGCACGGGCTTAAGTGGTGCCGCTCTACCCATTTATGGTGGCGTTTCTTTATCAATGGAAAAGTTTAAAGCTATCTTGGATATTGATACCGAAAACCTACAAGCAACTGTTGAGCCAGGCGTAATTACCGAAGAATTCATCAATGCTGTGGCCGAAAAAGGACTTCTTTACCCCGTTGATCCAAGCAGCAAAGGATCTTGTTTTATTGGTGGCAATGTAGCCCATGGTTCTGGTGGACCAAGAGTAGTGAAGTATGGAACGATACGTGAATATATCCTCAATCTCGAAGTGGTTTTGCCTAATGGAGATATCATTTGGACAGGTGCGAATACCTTGAAATATGCATCAGGTTATAATTTAACCCAGCTGATGATCGGTTCGGAAGGTACTTTGGGTGTTGTTACCAAAATCGTTACCAAATTATTGCCTAAACCTAGTCAATCGGTTTTAATGATGGGCTCTTTTAGCACGAATGAACATGCATGCGCAGCGGTTTCTGCAATTTTTAGGGCAGGGATAACGCCATCGGCTTTAGAGTTTATGGAGCGGAAAGGAGTGGAATGGGTAATTAAATTTGATGATATTAAGTTCGATTTAAAAGATGATGTTGCTGCATTATTGATGATTGAGTTTGATGGAGATGATTTGGACGATATTTTTAAAAACTGTGAGAAAACCAATATCGTTTTAGAAGAACACAGTTGTACGGAAGTATTGTTTGCCGATACTGCCGCTCAAAAAGAAGAACTGTGGCGGATGCGCAGAACCATGGCCGAATCGGTTAAATCCAACTCGGTGTATAAAGAAGAAGATACGGTTGTGCCACGTGCGGCTTTACCTAAACTCGTTAATGGTATAAAAGAAATTGGCACCAAATATGGCTTCGAAAGTGTTTGTTACGGGCATGCAGGCGATGGAAACCTGCACGTGAATATTATTAAGGCCGGAATGAGTGATGAAGACTGGAAAAACAAACTTAAGTTCGGTATTGCAGAAATATTCGAATTAACCACTGCTTTGGGCGGAACTTTATCCGGCGAACATGGTATCGGTTTGGTTCAAAAAGAGTTTATGCCCATTAAGTATTCAGAAATTCACTTGAATTTAATGAGAGGTATTAAAAATGTTTTCGATCCGAAGGGAATATTAAATCCTGGGAAAATTATGCCTGATACCCCTAACACTTAA
- a CDS encoding acyl-CoA thioesterase yields MAEIKGFSDKFNYKTNIHLRFVDFDLMGHVNNSIYFTYLEIARAKYWEEIIKWDWKKTGIVIAHAELDYILPIVMNDKIAIYVKTSRIGNTSFDLDYQIVKIKGTEEIICSKGKTVCIAVDYATGKPTEVPQEEKQKMLGFEQLEQ; encoded by the coding sequence TTGGCAGAAATAAAGGGTTTTTCAGACAAATTCAACTATAAAACCAATATCCACCTGCGCTTTGTTGATTTCGATCTGATGGGGCATGTAAACAACTCGATCTACTTTACCTACCTGGAAATTGCCAGAGCAAAGTACTGGGAAGAAATTATAAAATGGGACTGGAAGAAAACAGGAATCGTAATTGCCCATGCAGAGCTAGATTACATTTTACCAATTGTAATGAACGATAAAATTGCCATCTATGTAAAAACATCCAGAATCGGTAACACGAGCTTTGATCTTGACTATCAAATAGTTAAAATAAAAGGAACTGAAGAAATAATATGCAGTAAAGGGAAAACAGTTTGCATTGCTGTTGATTATGCCACAGGTAAACCAACTGAAGTACCACAGGAGGAAAAGCAAAAAATGCTGGGTTTTGAGCAGTTAGAACAATAA
- a CDS encoding Hsp20/alpha crystallin family protein, with product MTLVNFNNRTRNTAPYFNNVFDSLFSDAVSKNKMVDKSPNVNIYENETSYVIELAAPGLKKEDFQINLKKDMLSVWAEVKKDETQVAKDFTRKEFDYSSFARSFNLPDSADGDNITAEYKDGILSINISKKDDAKLQHKEIVVS from the coding sequence ATGACACTAGTAAATTTTAACAACAGAACCCGTAACACAGCTCCTTACTTTAACAATGTTTTTGATTCATTGTTTAGCGATGCAGTAAGTAAAAACAAAATGGTTGATAAATCGCCAAATGTGAACATTTACGAAAATGAAACTTCATATGTAATTGAGTTGGCTGCTCCAGGTTTGAAAAAAGAAGATTTTCAGATCAATTTAAAAAAAGACATGCTTTCTGTTTGGGCAGAAGTTAAAAAAGACGAAACCCAGGTAGCTAAAGATTTTACACGTAAAGAATTTGATTATAGCTCATTTGCAAGGTCATTTAATTTACCAGATAGCGCTGATGGTGATAATATTACCGCCGAATATAAAGATGGTATTTTATCAATCAACATCAGCAAAAAAGACGATGCTAAATTACAACACAAAGAAATTGTAGTATCATAA